One segment of Pyricularia oryzae 70-15 chromosome 3, whole genome shotgun sequence DNA contains the following:
- a CDS encoding multidrug resistance-associated protein 6, with translation MAAMNRLPPDWQRVLSPCYSCCERVWIPEEATFGDQCIGPITHVPLLLAVVVVFCRYGLYPLWARRPAWLRAFANEPNVSKTAPDRTRSNGHHRSYAAVAAAGEDGAFDAKPTHKTWTVYTKSLFAISIASAIASALVAGLFDFSFPYLMPIIPSFLTAAIIAIDRPQTTPGAVFLINAGLLVTQLALLIGVPTLTTSSSTALLLFLLTVLFPLVSVGIVLVMPLRNPYAAGTEEVAGKDDVAPTEKLRSPEDNFSVWQWMTISWMGNLIQLGYNRQVHPEDVWRLPFEFQHKRLHTLFREIKGTVIGRILVANAPDLLITSSLGILESACALTQVVLLKQLLSALGAQNLRVAVAYAALALLVRLIAAQSAVFSLWFSRRCYERSRGEMITMIYEKTIRRKAFTFPGIDEDNEDGEGKDTKHQEKPGAPASMGKILNLMRNDVYEVAQRFWEFPGLFTKPMNFVLSLALIWNILGPSSLLGILVLLFAQVLNVFVIKVLLKWERARRAVTDLKLQITSQFVETIRHLRWYDWQDRWLGQIFETRATELRYRVVSNLLQKALGALNQLAAFAFPVAAFYAYTVIGGNTLSVDVAFPALNLFTMLNTSLQDLPNLVMVLLNASIAMGRIESFMAEPDKEDANYDSDKPYGKQELEIKGADFSWPGQTAENPVLRDVNLSAGPGLTVVCGKVGAGKSALLQAILGELDQYSGERNVPEEMKAYCAQTPWLQSMSIRENILFSGGFDERRYRRTLDACALLPDLKEFEGGDLSMVGENGVGLSGGQKARVALARAVYSKARILLLDDPIAALDHHTAEFVVRKLFSPGGLCEGRTVVFVTHRVDLLKPWADQMYEVFADRPSSLELHQPEELERDTSFHRRVAAVQETQAEEAATETAEAHDNASVAIPDKFIEVERRAHGGVMASVYWRYVKAGKLWLWALLILTFIIYRLFNLLYFYFLKVWGEAYKQDPVEPSRSMASIMAHTSLNAQGLSMAQVSDRSGWIDFDFGLPAPEEDVTPWLFWFFMLSIAQFLAQLMSDLTLVAIVYAAGKRLFQDVMWRVSAATFRFYDVTPVGRLMNRLTSDIGTIDGQIAGQLYMVAFHMVAWFSSVAVIATTTPIFLGLALAMTLLFVYIFSRFLPLSQSLRRLEMVSLSPLMSNFGTLLEGLTTVRAFRAQPHFEHRIIVTTDAFQQMDHFYWSLQSWLTYRFDTLSALSTFVLTITAMTSGLSSGAVAFVLAAAATFVDTTHLLCRKYGELQMMFVSVERVIELLDLETEPQFDKPITAHGSTWPAASDDIVFDNATFRYAPRLEPSLRGVSFRIPAGSTVAVTGRTGSGKSTLALALLGTILPDSVLAQLHQEQVGESNEETPLLVPTLDSSGGSVWIGDVDIGRTDKHTLRKRISFVAQDPVLFPGTLRENLDPLREYDDAECATVLARVMGPSSTAGSFSTSTTPSEQQQQDATASSSGTATPSKQQFHLGTRVDGGGKNLSQGQRQLVGIARAVLRRSPIVILDEATASIDFDTAFRIQEVLREELRQSTVIAIAHRAEAVKDADFRIELEKGRVVVAERIVR, from the exons ATGGCTGCCATGAATAGGCTCCCGCCAGATTGGCAGCGGGTGCTTTCGCCCTGTTATTCTTGTTGCGAAAGGGTCTGG ATACCCGAAGAAGCTACATTTGGCGACCAGTGCATCGGACCAATCACGCACGTGCCGTTGCTGCTGGCCGTGGTCGTCGTCTTTTGCCGCTACGGCTTGTATCCGCTCTGGGCTCGGCGACCGGCCTGGCTGCGCGCTTTTGCAAATGAACCAAACGTCTCCAAAACAGCCCCGGACCGGACCCGGAGCAATGGCCACCACCGCAGCTATGCCGCGGTCGCAGCGGCCGGAGAAGACGGGGCTTTCGATGCAAAGCCTACGCATAAGACTTGGACCGTCTACACCAAGTCGCTCTTCGCCATCTCCATCGCCAGCGCTATCGCCAGCGCCCTCGTCGCTGGCTTGTTCGATTTCAGCTTTCCCTATCTGATGCCGATCATTCCATCGTTTTTGACGGCAGCAATCATCGCAATCGACCGCCCCCAAACGACACCGGGTGCAGTCTTCTTGATCAACGCCGGTCTTCTCGTCACTCAGCTCGCCCTTCTGATCGGCGTACCTACGTTGACGACATCATCATCGACTGCCCTGCTACTATTCTTGCTGACAGTTCTCTTTCCCCTGGTCTCGGTTGGCATCGTCCTAGTCATGCCTCTGCGCAACCCATACGCCGCTGGCACAGAAGAGGTGGCAGGAAAGGACGACGTGGCGCCTACGGAAAAGCTTCGCAGCCCCGAGGACAACTTCTCCGTATGGCAGTGGATGACTATCAGCTGGATGGGCAATCTCATACAGCTTGGCTACAACCGCCAGGTCCACCCAGAGGATGTGTGGCGCcttcccttcgagttccaaCACAAGCGTCTGCATACTCTCTTTCGCGAGATCAAAGGCACCGTCATTGGTCGCATTCTAGTCGCAAATGCCCCGGACCTTCTCATCACGTCGTCGCTCGGCATACTCGAATCTGCATGCGCCCTCACCCAGGTCGTGCTTCTCAAGCAACTCCTCTCCGCCCTCGGGGCGCAGAACCTCCGCGTGGCTGTCGCATACGCAGCCCTTGCACTACTGGTAAGGCTCATCGCGGCTCAGTCTGCCGTCTTCTCATTATGGTTCAGCCGCAGGTGCTACGAGCGCTCGCGCGGCGAGATGATCACCATGATCTACGAAAAGACGATTCGCCGCAAGGCCTTTACGTTCCCAGGCATCGACGAAGACAATGAGGATGGAGAGGGCAAGGACACGAAACACCAGGAGAAACCCGGCGCTCCGGCTTCCATGGGCAAAATTCTCAACCTGATGCGCAACGACGTTTACGAGGTCGCCCAGCGCTTCTGGGAGTTCCCCGGGCTTTTCACCAAGCCAATGAACTTTGTTCTCAGTCTCGCCCTAATCTGGAACATCCTCGGCCCGTCCAGTCTGCTGGGCATTCTCGTCCTTCTCTTCGCGCAGGTGCTCAACGTCTTTGTCATCAAGGTGCTGCTGAAGTGGGAGAGAGCTCGCAGGGCCGTCACGGATCTCAAACTGCAGATAACGAGTCAGTTCGTCGAGACGATCCGACACCTCAGATGGTACGATTGGCAGGATCGCTGGCTGGGACAGATCTTCGAGACGCGAGCAACGGAGCTGCGCTACCGCGTCGTCAGCAACCTGCTCCAGAAGGCCCTTGGGGCGCTTAATCAACTGGCAGCTTTCGCGTTCCCAGTAGCGGCCTTTTATGCATACACGGTCATTGGTGGCAATACTCTATCGGTGGACGTCGCCTTTCCCGCACTTAACCTGTTCACGATGCTCAACACCAGCCTTCAAGACCTCCCCAACCTAGTGATGGTTCTGTTAAACGCCAGCATTGCAATGGGAAGAATCGAGAGCTTTATGGCAGAACCGGACAAGGAAGATGCAAACTACGACAGTGACAAGCCCTACGGCAAGCAGGAGCTCGAGATCAAGGGTGCCGACTTTTCATGGCCAGGCCAGACGGCCGAAAACCCAGTGTTGCGCGATGTCAACTTGTCGGCCGGTCCGGGACTCACCGTGGTGTGTGGCAAGGTTGGTGCTGGCAAGTCGGCCCTCCTGCAGGCGATACTGGGCGAGCTTGACCAGTACAGCGGCGAGCGCAACGTTCCCGAAGAGATGAAGGCATACTGCGCGCAGACGCCGTGGCTGCAGAGCATGAGCATCCGGGAGAACATCTTGTTCTCGGGAGGGTTCGACGAACGGCGCTATCGACGCACGCTCGACGCCTGTGCACTCCTCCCCGACCTCAAGGAATTCGAGGGCGGCGACCTTTCCATGGTAGGCGAGAACGGCGTAGGCTTGTCTGGTGGTCAAAAGGCCAGGGTTGCTCTCGCCAGGGCGGTGTACAGTAAAGCTAGGATCCTGCTTCTCGACGACCCGATCGCAGCGCTGGACCATCACACTGCCGAGTTTGTCGTCAGGAAGCTCTTCTCCCCGGGCGGGCTGTGCGAGGGCCGCACGGTGGTATTTGTCACGCATCGTGTCGACCTCCTCAAGCCTTGGGCAGACCAGATGTACGAGGTATTTGCCGACAGGCCCTCGTCGCTGGAGTTGCACCAGCCCGAAGAGCTGGAACGGGACACGTCGTTCCATCGGCGCGTGGCGGCGGTGCAAGAGACtcaggccgaggaggctgCTACCGAAACGGCCGAGGCTCATGACAATGCCAGTGTGGCGATTCCGGACAAGTTCATCGAAGTCGAGCGGCGCGCCCACGGCGGAGTCATGGCTTCTGTGTACTGGCGTTATGTCAAGGCCGGCAAGTTGTGGCTCTGGGCGCTGCTCATTCTCACATTCATCATTTACAGGCTGTTTAATCTGCTGTACTTCTACTTCCTCAAGGTTTGGGGCGAGGCTTACAAACAGGACCCAGTCGAGCCGAGTCGAAGCATGGCATCCATCATGGCCCACACTTCCTTGAATGCTCAGGGTCTGTCAATGGCGCAGGTATCCGACAGGAGCGGATGGATTGATTTTGACTTTGGACTTCCGGCACCCGAAGAGGACGTCACTCCATGGCTCTTCTGGTTTTTCATGCTCAGCATTGCACAGTTCCTTGCCCAGCTCATGTCTGATCTTACCTTGGTTGCTATCGTCTATGCGGCCGGCAAGAGACTCTTCCAAGACGTGATGTGGCGTGTGTCAGCCGCCACCTTTCGATTTTACGACGTGACCCCCGTTGGAAGGCTTATGAACCGGCTGACTTCGGACATTGGCACTATTGATGGCCAGATCGCGGGGCAGCTGTACATGGTTGCCTTTCACATGGTGGCCTGGTTTTCTTCGGTCGCCGTGATAGCCACCACCACACCCATCTTCCTGGGCCTGGCCTTGGCAATGACTTTGCTGTTTGTTTACATCTTTAGCAGGTTCTTGCCTCTCTCGCAGTCCCTTCGTCGCCTCGAGATGGTCTCGCTGTCACCACTCATGTCCAACTTTGGCACCCTGCTCGAGGGTCTCACCACTGTCCGCGCCTTTCGTGCACAGCCGCACTTTGAACACCGAATCATTGTTACGACGGACGCATTTCAGCAGATGGACCACTTTTATTGGTCTCTGCAATCGTGGCTGACCTACCGCTTCGATACGCTCTCGGCGCTCTCCACATTTGTTTTGACCATCACCGCCATGACCTCGGGCCTGTCATCTGGCGCAGTGGCGTTCGTTCTTGCGGCGGCTGCCACATTTGTTGACACCACACACCTTCTGTGCCGCAAGTATGGTGAGCTGCAGATGATGTTTGTCTCGGTCGAGAGGGTCATTGAGCTACTTGACCTCGAGACGGAGCCGCAGTTCGACAAGCCGATCACGGCACATGGTAGCACATGGCCGGCGGCGAGCGACGATATCGTCTTTGACAATGCCACATTCCGATACGCACCACGCCTCGAGCCCAGTTTGAGGGGTGTGTCATTCCGCATCCCCGCAGGATCCACCGTCGCTGTGACAGGTCGCACCGGATCCGGCAAGAGCACGCTTGCGCTGGCCCTTCTGGGCACCATCCTCCCCGACTCGGTGCTAGCTCAGCTGCACCAGGAGCAAGTGGGCGAAAGCAACGAGGAGACCCCACTACTCGTTCCGACACTCGACAGCTCGGGCGGCAGCGTCTGGATCGGCGACGTCGACATCGGAAGGACGGATAAACACACACTACGGAAGCGCATCTCATTCGTGGCGCAAGACCCGGTGCTCTTCCCAGGCACGCTGCGGGAGAACCTGGACCCGCTGCGCGAGTACGACGATGCCGAGTGCGCGACCGTCCTGGCGAGAGTGATGGGCCCGTCGTCGACTGCGGGGTCCTTTTCGACCAGTACCACGCCAtcagagcagcagcagcaggacgCAACGGCATCCTCCTCGGGCACCGCGACGCCGAGCAAGCAGCAGTTCCACCTGGGGACGcgcgtcgacggcggcggcaagaacCTCAGCCAGGGCCAACGGCAGCTGGTGGGGATCGCGCGGGCGGTGCTGCGCCGGTCCCCGATCGTTATCCTCGACGAGGCCACGGCGAGCATCGACTTTGACACGGCATTTCGGATCCAGGAGGTGCTGCGCGAGGAGCTGCGGCAGAGCACAGTCATTGCCATTGCGCACCGGGCCGAGGCGGTCAAGGATGCTGACTTTAGGATCGAGTTGGAGAAGGGGAGGGTTGTGGTTGCAGAGAGGATTGTGAGGTGA